One genomic region from Camelus dromedarius isolate mCamDro1 chromosome 17, mCamDro1.pat, whole genome shotgun sequence encodes:
- the HEMK1 gene encoding MTRF1L release factor glutamine methyltransferase isoform X2 has product MSQSWSTTGQQSLRKGVSLRPGNPFQSLRPELWTQPLTPWQLQYIQELSSYRLQRMPVQYILGEWDFQGLSLKMVPPVFIPRWETEELVEWVLEEVTQRSRVVRAQGGPLILEVGCGSGAISLSLLSKLPQSQVIAVDKGEAAICLANENAHRLQLQDRIRIIPLDVTLEDSWAHLLPWGPVDLIVSNPPYVFHRDMEQLAPEILSYEDPVALDGGEEGMDIISHILALAPRLLKDSGSIFLEVDPRHPELVGSWLQSRPDLFLNLVTVRRDFCGRPRFLHIQRSRPQRGCPADAWPVLQPARVAG; this is encoded by the exons ATGTCACAGAGCTGGTCAACCACTGGACAGCAGTCTTTGAGAAAAGGGGTATCCCTGAGGCCCGGGAATCCA TTTCAGAGCCTGAGGCCAGAACTTTGGACCCAGCCCCTGACACCTTGGCAGCTACAGTATATCCAGGAGCTGAGTAGCTACCGATTGCAAAG GATGCCTGTGCAGTACATCCTTGGTGAGTGGGACTTTCAGGGGCTCAGTCTGAAGATGGTGCCCCCAGTATTCATCCCTCGGTGGGAAACAGAG GAACTGGTTGAATGGGTGCTGGAAGAGGTGACCCAAAGATCCCGTGTGGTGAGAGCCCAAGGTGGCCCCCTCATCCTGGAGGTGGGCTGTGGATCAGGAGCCATCTCCCTCAGCCTGCTGAGCAAGCTCCCCCAG AGCCAAGTCATTGCTGTGGACAAGGGAGAAGCTGCCATCTGCCTGGCCAATGAGAATGCTCACAG GCTTCAGTTGCAGGACAGGATTCGGATCATCCCCCTCGATGTGACCTTAG AGGACAGCTGGGCACATCTTCTACCCTGGGGCCCCGTGGACCTGATCGTCAGCAACCCTCCCTACGTCTTCCACCGGGACATGGAGCAGCTGGCCCCTGAGATCCTCAG CTATGAAGACCCAGTAGCCCTGGATGGTGGCGAGGAGGGCATGGACATCATTTCCCACATCCTGGCCCTGGCACCTCGACTCCTGAAGGACTCTGG AAGCATCTTCTTAGAAGTGGACCCAAGACACCCAGAGCTCGTTGGCAGCTGGCTTCAGAGCCGGCCAGACCTGTTCCTCAATCTCGTGACTGTGCGCCGGGATTTCTGTGGGAG GCCCCGGTTCCTGCATATCCAGAGGTCTAGGCCACAGCGTGGTTGCCCTGCAGATGCCTGGCCCGTGCTCCAGCCTGCCAGAGTGGCTGGCTGA
- the C17H3orf18 gene encoding uncharacterized protein C3orf18 homolog isoform X1 — translation MDSRIPSARGWFSSRPPTSEPDLEPATDGPASETTTLSPEATSFNDTRIPDVTGGTAGVGTMLLSFGIITVIGLAVAMVLYIRKKKRLEKLRHQLMPMYNFDPTEEQDELEQELLEHGRDAASAQAAAAVQVVQGKTTLPSQGPMQRPSRLVFTDVANAIHA, via the exons ATGGACTCAAGGATCCCGTCTGCTAGGGGCTGGTTCAGCAGCCGCCCACCCACCTCTGAGCCTGACCTGGAGCCTGCCACAGATGGGCCAGCTTCTGAGACCACCACCCTCAGCCCAGAAGCCACCAGCTTTAATGACACCAGAATCCCTGATGTGACTGGTGGCACAGCCGGCGTGGGCACAATGCTTCTATCTTTTGGGATCATCACAGTGATTGGCCTGGCTGTGGCCATG GTTTTGTACATCAGGAAGAAGAAGAG gCTGGAGAAGCTACGACACCAGCTCATGCCTATGTACAATTTCGACCCCACGGAGGAGCAAGATGAACTGGAGCAAGAGCTGCTGGAGCACGGGCGGGATGCTGCCTCCGCGCAGGCCGCTGCCGCTGTGCAGGTCGTGCAGGGCAAG ACCACTCTCCCTTCTCAGGGCCCGATGCAGAGGCCCAGCCGGCTGGTGTTCACCGACGTAGCCAACGCCATCCACGCGTGA
- the C17H3orf18 gene encoding uncharacterized protein C3orf18 homolog isoform X2, translating to MNAMPTMPAGPRVGKRVLCLGLLPEGSERTVFLKVTAWTGLQPAVASPRRRFGYPDGEVLYIRKKKRLEKLRHQLMPMYNFDPTEEQDELEQELLEHGRDAASAQAAAAVQVVQGKTTLPSQGPMQRPSRLVFTDVANAIHA from the exons ATGAACGCCATGCCCACTATGCCTGCAGGCCCACGGGTGGGAAAGCGTGTGTTGTGTCTAGGGTTGCTCCCCGAGGGCTCTGAACGGACAGTCTTCCTGAAAGTCACAGCATGGACAGGGCTCCAGCCTGCGGTGGCTTCTCCGAGACGGCGTTTTGGGTACCCGGATGGGGAG GTTTTGTACATCAGGAAGAAGAAGAG gCTGGAGAAGCTACGACACCAGCTCATGCCTATGTACAATTTCGACCCCACGGAGGAGCAAGATGAACTGGAGCAAGAGCTGCTGGAGCACGGGCGGGATGCTGCCTCCGCGCAGGCCGCTGCCGCTGTGCAGGTCGTGCAGGGCAAG ACCACTCTCCCTTCTCAGGGCCCGATGCAGAGGCCCAGCCGGCTGGTGTTCACCGACGTAGCCAACGCCATCCACGCGTGA
- the HEMK1 gene encoding MTRF1L release factor glutamine methyltransferase isoform X1, with the protein MLRALLSGLGWRGGIWGCTFTSWRPHLPLARLLNVTELVNHWTAVFEKRGIPEARESSEYIVAHVLGAKTFQSLRPELWTQPLTPWQLQYIQELSSYRLQRMPVQYILGEWDFQGLSLKMVPPVFIPRWETEELVEWVLEEVTQRSRVVRAQGGPLILEVGCGSGAISLSLLSKLPQSQVIAVDKGEAAICLANENAHRLQLQDRIRIIPLDVTLEDSWAHLLPWGPVDLIVSNPPYVFHRDMEQLAPEILSYEDPVALDGGEEGMDIISHILALAPRLLKDSGSIFLEVDPRHPELVGSWLQSRPDLFLNLVTVRRDFCGRPRFLHIQRSRPQRGCPADAWPVLQPARVAG; encoded by the exons ATGCTGAGGGCCCTCCTGTCTGGCCTAGGGTGGAGGGGAGGCATTTGGGGCTGCACCTTCACCTCATGGCGGCCTCATCTGCCTCTGGCTAGGTTGTTGAATGTCACAGAGCTGGTCAACCACTGGACAGCAGTCTTTGAGAAAAGGGGTATCCCTGAGGCCCGGGAATCCAGTGAGTACATCGTGGCTCATGTCCTTGGAGCCAAAACA TTTCAGAGCCTGAGGCCAGAACTTTGGACCCAGCCCCTGACACCTTGGCAGCTACAGTATATCCAGGAGCTGAGTAGCTACCGATTGCAAAG GATGCCTGTGCAGTACATCCTTGGTGAGTGGGACTTTCAGGGGCTCAGTCTGAAGATGGTGCCCCCAGTATTCATCCCTCGGTGGGAAACAGAG GAACTGGTTGAATGGGTGCTGGAAGAGGTGACCCAAAGATCCCGTGTGGTGAGAGCCCAAGGTGGCCCCCTCATCCTGGAGGTGGGCTGTGGATCAGGAGCCATCTCCCTCAGCCTGCTGAGCAAGCTCCCCCAG AGCCAAGTCATTGCTGTGGACAAGGGAGAAGCTGCCATCTGCCTGGCCAATGAGAATGCTCACAG GCTTCAGTTGCAGGACAGGATTCGGATCATCCCCCTCGATGTGACCTTAG AGGACAGCTGGGCACATCTTCTACCCTGGGGCCCCGTGGACCTGATCGTCAGCAACCCTCCCTACGTCTTCCACCGGGACATGGAGCAGCTGGCCCCTGAGATCCTCAG CTATGAAGACCCAGTAGCCCTGGATGGTGGCGAGGAGGGCATGGACATCATTTCCCACATCCTGGCCCTGGCACCTCGACTCCTGAAGGACTCTGG AAGCATCTTCTTAGAAGTGGACCCAAGACACCCAGAGCTCGTTGGCAGCTGGCTTCAGAGCCGGCCAGACCTGTTCCTCAATCTCGTGACTGTGCGCCGGGATTTCTGTGGGAG GCCCCGGTTCCTGCATATCCAGAGGTCTAGGCCACAGCGTGGTTGCCCTGCAGATGCCTGGCCCGTGCTCCAGCCTGCCAGAGTGGCTGGCTGA
- the HEMK1 gene encoding MTRF1L release factor glutamine methyltransferase isoform X3 yields the protein MSQSWSTTGQQSLRKGVSLRPGNPVSTSWLMSLEPKQMPVQYILGEWDFQGLSLKMVPPVFIPRWETEELVEWVLEEVTQRSRVVRAQGGPLILEVGCGSGAISLSLLSKLPQSQVIAVDKGEAAICLANENAHRLQLQDRIRIIPLDVTLEDSWAHLLPWGPVDLIVSNPPYVFHRDMEQLAPEILSYEDPVALDGGEEGMDIISHILALAPRLLKDSGSIFLEVDPRHPELVGSWLQSRPDLFLNLVTVRRDFCGRPRFLHIQRSRPQRGCPADAWPVLQPARVAG from the exons ATGTCACAGAGCTGGTCAACCACTGGACAGCAGTCTTTGAGAAAAGGGGTATCCCTGAGGCCCGGGAATCCAGTGAGTACATCGTGGCTCATGTCCTTGGAGCCAAAACA GATGCCTGTGCAGTACATCCTTGGTGAGTGGGACTTTCAGGGGCTCAGTCTGAAGATGGTGCCCCCAGTATTCATCCCTCGGTGGGAAACAGAG GAACTGGTTGAATGGGTGCTGGAAGAGGTGACCCAAAGATCCCGTGTGGTGAGAGCCCAAGGTGGCCCCCTCATCCTGGAGGTGGGCTGTGGATCAGGAGCCATCTCCCTCAGCCTGCTGAGCAAGCTCCCCCAG AGCCAAGTCATTGCTGTGGACAAGGGAGAAGCTGCCATCTGCCTGGCCAATGAGAATGCTCACAG GCTTCAGTTGCAGGACAGGATTCGGATCATCCCCCTCGATGTGACCTTAG AGGACAGCTGGGCACATCTTCTACCCTGGGGCCCCGTGGACCTGATCGTCAGCAACCCTCCCTACGTCTTCCACCGGGACATGGAGCAGCTGGCCCCTGAGATCCTCAG CTATGAAGACCCAGTAGCCCTGGATGGTGGCGAGGAGGGCATGGACATCATTTCCCACATCCTGGCCCTGGCACCTCGACTCCTGAAGGACTCTGG AAGCATCTTCTTAGAAGTGGACCCAAGACACCCAGAGCTCGTTGGCAGCTGGCTTCAGAGCCGGCCAGACCTGTTCCTCAATCTCGTGACTGTGCGCCGGGATTTCTGTGGGAG GCCCCGGTTCCTGCATATCCAGAGGTCTAGGCCACAGCGTGGTTGCCCTGCAGATGCCTGGCCCGTGCTCCAGCCTGCCAGAGTGGCTGGCTGA